One genomic region from Eptesicus fuscus isolate TK198812 chromosome 4, DD_ASM_mEF_20220401, whole genome shotgun sequence encodes:
- the LOC103298088 gene encoding LOW QUALITY PROTEIN: uncharacterized protein CXorf38-like (The sequence of the model RefSeq protein was modified relative to this genomic sequence to represent the inferred CDS: inserted 1 base in 1 codon), which yields MVLSELAVRLNCAEYKNWVKAGRCLQGFVDREMLAFHRGLLACAPGLGPGTTCRGGSRCSPHGRQFQPQCQVCAEWKXEILKHHTNRNGDVHWGNCRPGRWPADAWEVAKAFMPRGLADKAGPEECDAVALLNLINACDHFLVDRKKVTEVIKCRNDIMHSSEMKVSSMWLRDFQIKIQHFLNEFRNIPEIVEAYPRIEELLTSDWAVLIPEEDHRDGCDYETGIYLSESQVHEIEMEFVKEKLQEIYLQAKEQEVLPEEILTRLEAVREFLRNNEDLRNGLSEDLQKLDSLCLQHQKLDSKEPGVQAAAGEA from the exons ATGGTGCTGTCGGAGTTGGCGGTTCGCCTCAACTGCGCCGAGTACAAGAACTGGGTGAAGGCGGGCCGCTGCCTGCAGGGCTTCGTGGACCGGGAGATGCTGGCCTTCCACCGCGGCCTGCTCGCCTGCGccccgggcctgggcccaggcACCACCTGCCGCGGCGGCTCCAGGTGCAGCCCGCACGGCCGCCAGTTCCAGCCTCAGTGCCAGGTGTGCGCGGAGTGGA CGGAGATCCTGAAACATCACACCAACAGAAACGGAGACGTGCACTGGGGCAACTGCCGGCCGGGCCGCTGGCCCGCGGACGCCTGGGAGGTGGCCAAGGCCTTCATGCCCCGCGGACTGGCGGACAAAGCAGGACCCGAGGAATGTGATGCAGTGGCTCTTTTAAACCTCATCAACGCCTGCGATCACTTCCTGGTTGATcgaaagaaagtcacagaggtgatTAAGTGTCGTAACGATATCATGCACTCTTCAGAGATGAAGGTATCTTCTATGTGGCTTCGAGATTTCCAGATAAAGATCCAACATTTTCTGAATGAATTCCGTAATATCCCAGAGATTGTGGAGGCGTACCCCAGGATAGAAGAGCTGTTGACATCGGACTGGGCCGTCCTCATCCCCGAGGAAGATCATCGAGATGGGTGTGACTATGAAACAGGCATTTACCTGAGTGAGAGCCAAGTCCATGAAATTGAAATGGAATTTGTAAAGGAAAAACTTCAAGAGATTTATCTTCAAGCGAAAGAACAAGAGGTGTTGCCAGAAGAGATCCTAACTCGGCTGGAAGCGGTGAGAGAATTTCTAAGAAACAATGAGGATCTTAGGAACGGTCTTTCAGAGGATCTGCAGAAGCTGGACAGCCTGTGTCTACAGCATCAAAAACTGGATTCAAAGGAGCCTGGGGTCCAGGCAGCCGCAGGGGAGGCCTGA